The Flavobacterium sp. 140616W15 sequence TTACTAACAGCTACTGGAGAGTTATTGTAAACTTTTACTTGTACAGTTTCTGTAGTAGTAAATCCTGTGTTTGGTGTAAATGAATTTAATGCCAGATCGGTAGCTGTAGCTTCAAGAATTTCAACATTATCTATATAGATTGCACTATATACATTGCCACTATTTGTTGCTACAAAATCGTTATCACTTACTGTTTCGAAAGCCACACTAAATGTAGTTCCTGCATAAGCTGATAAGTCATAAGTTAATTCTTTATCACTATATGAAGCAGTTTCTCCATATACATCTTGATTTTCGTGGCTTAATACTGGAATTCCATTTACCGTAACTCTAAAAAGATTTTTATCAACTCCAGCCAGAGTCACATTGGCCCATTCTAAAAAAAATTTCAGCCTTAATGCTTTTCCTGCTAAACTAGTTGCATCGATATCGCAAAAAGTAACTTTTTTGATATAATCTGGATTATTAGTAAATGCCACATTAGTCTTTGGGCTTGTTACCCAAGGAGCCGAAGCTGTACCTTCTGATCCTGCCATTTTTACTCCATCTAAAAACTGAGCATTTACATACTCATATTTTACCTCTCCTGTACTTCCTTTAGAAAAAACATAATTTGTTGCTTTTCTATCAGTGAATTCCTCAAGGAATGGTAAACTAGCGGCGTTTAAAATTGGTTGAGAAACTGGCTCTACATTTACCGCACGAACTCGTTCGGAAACAATACCTGTTGCAATATCTACAGTACGAACAGAAAACCAGTTGTCATCACCTACCGCTACACCTACAAATGTATATGTAGGATCAGTAACTGTAGCTACAACATCAAACTTGTACCCGTTCATTTTTAATACCTCATATTTTGCTCCTGCAATAGGATCCCAATCCATTTTATAGGAAGAAACTCCACATGCCGCTGGTGCAATAACTAGATTTTTAGGTTCAGTTATAATATTAAAAATTTCTTTAGAAGCGACTACCTTAGTCCCTGCACTAATTCTTATTTTAGCATTAGCAACTATTCCTGCTGGAACTTTCCAAGCAAAATTTCTCGCTGCAGATGGAATATCTTTAGCTATTATTACATAATTCATCCCTCCATCTATTGAATATTCTAGAGTAAAGGGCTTTGGTTCTCCTTCATAATCCCAACGGATATATTCTGTGGATTCTGTATTGAATTTTTCGCCACCTATTGGATAGGTAAGAATTAATTCTGGAACTACATAATCATATACTACTGAAAACTCCTGAGTAGGAATTAGAGGTATCTTTGTACCAGTAACAATGATTTTATAAGTTCCTGGAGCTGGATTGTCTAAGGTTATTTGTTCGATATTATTCAAATTATCAACCCCTCTTGTTGCATTTGCGTTGGGTGTTGTTGAATTTAATACCCATGGTAAAGTAGTAACTCCATCTTTAACAATTTTAATATCTAAATCATTAACCTGAACTAAACCTGCACCTGGAGTTGCACCAGTATCTGAGTAAGCTAACATTACTTTTAACGTAACTAATCCTGCCGGAACTACAATATCTTTTTCATAAGTTGCTCCATTAGCTACTGATGCTGTGTAGAACATATTTTTATCAATAACCTTAACTGCTCTTAATCCGTTAAGATTACCAAATCCGTATTTATAATCTGGACCTGGATTACCAACATCTTTGGCTGTATTTGCTACCAAAGCTTTCATTAAGGATGCCAATGGTCTTGTACCATAGATATTTTTATATCTCTCATAAAGTAAAGCCACTGTTCCTGTTGTTCCTGGTGTCGCCATTGAGGTTCCACTCATAACCTGATATGAGTTGCTATAATCTAATGAGTACACATCGGTACCAACCGCAGCAATTTGTGGCACTAAACGCCCATCAAGTGTAGGGCCAAAACTACTATAACTACTAATTAAATCATTAGGATTATTAGCAGCAACGTGTAAAGCATTTTTTGAATTTTTTGTAGATGTATTAAATCCTCCTGGATATGCCGTTTGCGCATTTCCGTTAGAATAAATATTTAGAAGATAAGGATATGCTACTGTTACATCATCATCTCCACGATCTCCCGTATTATATCTAAACGTATTAAACCCTGAAGTAAGGTTTATTCCATAAGAATTTGATGTAATCTCTATATCATCTTGCTGAACAGATAATACTCTTTCTTGATAATTATTTAATCCATTAGATTGAGTATTAAAATTCCATCCATACATTTTTACCTCTGGAGCCATTCCTTTTGCTCTTGGGTCTAATAAACCTGCTCCTCCAATAGTTCCCGAAACATGTTCTCCATGAGATGAATTAGACTCGTATTCTTTTGCTATTACTCTTCCTGTATGATCTTTGTGTGGCTCAAGATTCCCATCCCAAACTCCTACTTTTACCCCTTTTCCTGTTAATCCATATCCTAGACCTGCTATAGCAGATCCTAAAACATTTGCTTTGTGCGAAGTCAAACCTGGAAGATTGTCACTCTCTACAGGTGGAGGAACTAATTCAATATTTTGAACCCAATTAAATTTGGCTATTTCTTCTAATTTTTCTTTAGAAACTTCTAAATAAATTTGATTAAAAAAAGGATCCTTTTTGATGTTTTTTACAAATGAATTGGCTAAATCTTGCGAAATCAATTCACTATCGGCTCCTTTAAAATAACTAACCACTACTTTTACATTATTCCCCTGTAAAGCATAATCTGGAATAATTTGATCTACAATCATTTGATCTAATTTATATTTTGGATCAATTGTAATTATGGTTCTTATATTATCAGACACATTCCCTTTACTATAAAAATCAGATTCGATTAAAGCATAGTAAGCATTATTTGACAAATAACTAAGTAATGTTACTCCTTGTCTTTTTAACTTTTGCTGCTCATCCTCAGATGGGATCTTTTTAAATTGTAACAAAGTATACTCCGTTTGAGGGCTTTGCTTTTTACTGGTACTATTTTTTCTTTCTTTAATCTGCTGTTTAAAATTAGCAGTCGTCACTATTTTATTCCCATTTATAGAAATAAAATAATCATTTTCAGGAATACTCTGTGCAGCCACTGAAATAATTAAAAACATCGCAATAAGACTAAGTATTTTTTTATTCATTTTACAAAAATATTTGATTAATAATAAGTTAAAAAAAAGCCACTAAAGAGTAAACCTACAAATAAATTCATAAAAAACAACGATAACAAAATTAGTTTGTTAAATAAATACATAAAAGCCACCAAACACAAGAGAAAAACAACAAAAAAAATATTTTCATTTTTAACAAAATCAAAAAAAAGTAAAATATTTAAAAAGCAATCTTGGATTAGAAAAAGTGATTTAATAAAAAAAGTGGCTACTATAATTATAGTAGCCACTTTAGAATAATTCACATTATGCAATCTATTTATTCAACAATAAGTTTTTGAGTTGATACCTTACCATCCTGCTCTACATTCATAATATAAACTCCTGATGGTAGTCTATGAATATTTAATTCTCTATTTTCTGTTTCAATTGTAAAAACAATTTTTCCTGCCATATCAGATATCACAATATTCTTTATACCGGTAAAGGCTGTCTGTACATATACCTTTCCTTCTTTTACTGGATTTGGATAAATTACAAATCCATCGATTTCATTCTTATCTACTTCCAGAGCACAAACTGATGTTGATACATTTATTATACGAGTCACTAAAGACTCATTTTGCAATAGATCTTTTATCTTATAAGTTAAGATATATTGACCTGCCGTATTTATATCAACTGTTCCTGAGACCGTGACTCCCTCACTGATATCCGTATCCAAATTATCTTTAGCAGTATAACCTGCTTCAATATACGGACATCCTTTGTTTAAATATACAACTGTATTTCCCTTAAGTATGATTGTCGGTCTGACTCTCTCAATTGTTACTATCCAATTTTCGATTGTACCATTTTGTGCCATTACATTATATACCACAGGTAAAGTATAATTTAATTCCGTGACTCCACTATCTTGTTTAATGGTACCAATACGCAATGATGCAAAATCGGATATTTGAAAACTTGGAATTAAAGCACTTAAATTGGCGTTGTTATTAACAAAAACTTGTATCGTTTTTAAATCTGAATTTATTATAGTTGCTCCTATTTGGTTTGCTACCGAATAAGATATAACATTGGTTTCAGAATTCTTTGCATCTAAAGTTATTGTATAATTTGTTTGAGAAAACTTATCTTCTGAAACTACAGTTACTAAAAAACTATCTGTATAATCAAATGAAGTAGTTTTTGAGTTTAATTGTTTCACTCCATCTATATATAGTTCCGCTCCTGATGAAACAGTAAAATCTGCAATTAAATTAGATAGATTAACCCCATAAGGAAGAGTTTTAGTAACATTATTACCAACTATTTCTGTATTAATCTCTTCAGTTAACTCAGGATTAGAAGCTGTTTTAAAATCATAAGATAGTAACTTACTTTCCGTTTTTAAATTACTTATAATTTTTAATGTATAGACTTCATTAATTCCAGCATTAAAACCTACACCTTCTACAGTAAAGATCACTGGATTTGTATAGTCATTTTTTGTTTTGCCACTTATTTGTGTTATCCCATTTATTTTTGCAATACTTTGCATCTCCAATGAAAATTTAGCAACAGCAGTAGCTACATCAGTTCCTTTCTTTAATAAAATTGTATATGTTTTGGTAGTTGCATCATATGATGATGATAGTTGATTTATAAAATCTAGTTTTTGCAATAAAACTGGTACGTTCCAAAATTTCCCCTCTCCTATGCCATTTGTATCAGCATTTTTCACAACAGCTGTATTATCATATATTGAGGAGTCATGAACAAACTCTTTATCTCCTTCAGAAAAGGAGTAATAGGCATCCAAACCTAGTTCATTTCCAACATAGTTTCTCATTGCATTGCCTTTTATTACTGCTAGAGTACGAACTCCTGACCAAATACGAACTTCGTCTATATTCCCATTTAAGCCACGTGCTAAACCTGCATTGTTTCCTATATAAGCAGATGATGTTGCATTTGAACTTGCCTCTCCTGCTATGCCTGTGCTTGTAAAAGGAACCGAAACTCCATCTATATAAATTTTATAAATATTGGTTTTACTTACCCTATAAGCAATATGATGCCAAGTATTTTGCTTAATTGAATTTTGCCCCGTATTTATAACATAAGAACCTTTGGCAGTAGTTATAGAAAGTACTAAACTATTTTCTTTATAAATGCTAAGACTAGATGTGTTATGTATAAAAAACAGCACTGTACCTTTATCTAATATTCTACCTAAAATACTTGGTTCCTTCTGATTAACCCATGCTTCGAATGTATAATTATTAGTAAGATTTAAAGCTGGATTAGCATCAATAACTACAAAATCATCTAATCCATCAAAAGTTCCTGTAACGTTTGTAGCATAATTTGGAACATGTGCTATTGTTACTGATTTAGAATCATTTGTAGCATCTGTATCACCTTTCAATTTAGTATAAACATCGATTGTGTAATCTGCTGGAAGACTCAAATCTGCTTTTGTAGTAAATGTGAAATTAGCAGTCGCTTTAGATGCAATAGGGTCTACTACAGTTTCAACTACTTCGTTGATTCCATTAATTTTATAGGCAATTGGGAAGTTCGTAATTGGAGTATTCGAATAATTACGTATCACTACTTCCACTGAAACTGGTTTCTTACCTGACTTAAGTGGCGTTACAATTCTCTCTACACTTGCATCTGCTACAGTAAATGGCAATACATCAATTGTATATTCTTCTATTTCAAAATCTTCATTAGAAGTTGTTACTCCATCAATAGTTGGTCCAAGATTAACATTAAAATACTCATATGGCGAACGATACATATGTATAATACGCATTAGTTTCTCACCAGCTTTTGTACCTGACGGAATAGTTAAACCTCCTACTAATGAGGATTTATTTCTAAAATAATGCACTGTTGGTGTTGACTTAATCGCAGGTGATGTCGAAGCAGGTAATGTATTTACCCAAAAATTACCTGCATAAAATTCATCTGTTAAGTTACCATCACCATTTAGGTCAATAACAATCATTGTAAAAACACCCGCATTTGCTGTTTGGTCTCTAGTAATTGGCACTCCTGTTCTACTAATTGTAACCTCTGGCTGATAAGTAAAGCCAGCATATACAGGGATTTTTATACTCTTAAAATCTGAATATGCTGTAGTTCCTGAAGTATTTACAATGTCATTCCATTTCAATTTAGATATTGCATATCCATCTGTATTAATGTGAACTGGTAGTTCATTTTTATTATATACAGTTTTTTCGATTACATCATTAGCACTATTATCATCTGCTATATCAATTCCACTTTTAATTTTATATTCAGCATTAACAGTAGATAAATCTGCTTTGGCATTAAACGTAAAACTAACTGTTGAATATCCTGGAATAGCAGGAATTGTTTCAGTAACTTTTGTTCCATTATTTACCTGATAAAATACTGGATGGTCTGTTAATGCTTCAGACCCTAAATTATTAACTCTAATTGTTATGTTGTGTGTACTTGATTTTTTACCAAGAATTTCTGGAGTTACTACAGAAACTATACCTGCGTCATTTACAAGTGGTTTTGTAACACAACTAATAGCTGCGATCCAACCCCTTCTATTTACATAATCAGTAGAAACAAATTTAAAGGTTAATTCTCCTCCACTTGCCGTTGAAGTCAAAGATTCTGGTAAGTCAGCTCCTGTAAATGCACCTAACAATGGAGCTGTTATAGATGAACCATTATAAACATATAAAAAATCATAACCCATCTCGAGATCAAAATCAGTAAAATTTACATTTATACTATTCTTAGTAATTTCTGGCTTAAAAGTTATTATTTGCGTAACTCCTATTGGATAATTATTAAAACGTGTACCTGCATCTGTAAATACTGCCGAACAAGTTGTCATACTAGCGACAGATCCCATCAAAACATCTGTACCAGTATTATAAAATGTATTTGTAACTGTGTTATTTTTTATTACTTCATCCCCTATATAATTCACATTAGCAACAACAGTATATTGCCCTGGAGCAGAGAAATCAGCTGCTTTTGTAAAATCATAAGCTATTTCTGCTAATGAGCTAATAGGTCCTGGAATTGTTTCAATTATTTCTTCTTCATCATTTATTTTATAAGAAACTGGAATATTACTTATAGCAACTGGAGAATGATTGAAGATTTTTATTTTTACAACTTCTGTTGCTGTTAAGCTAGTCTTTGGAATAAATGAAGTTAATTCTAAATCAGTTGACGTAGCTTCGTAAATAGCAATATTATCTACAAAAACTAAATTGTAAACATTCTTTTTATTCACTACAATAAAGTTATTATCTATAACTGTTTCGAATACTATGCTAAATGTAGTTCCTGCATAAGCTGATAAATCATAGGTTAATTCAGTATTACCTGATAATTGTGTCCCTCCATAATCCGTTTTATTTTCATGGCTATTTACAAGATTTCCATTTATCAGGACTCTAAAAAAACTTTTATTGACTGGTCCAACACTATTCCATAATAAATTAAACTTCATTCGGATATTTTTTCCAGCAAGGCTTGTTGCATCTATATCACAAAATGCTATCTTTTTTATATAATCTGGATTATTTGCAAATGCATCTATTGCTGTACTTTCTACCCAAGAAGAGGTAGATGTTGTGTTTGAGCCTTCCATCTTTACACCATCTAATAGTTCTGCATTGATATATTCATATTTAATACCTCCAGCAACTCCCTTAGACATAACATAATTGGTTGCTTTTCTATTATTGAAATTCTCCAGAAACGGCAATTTTAAAGCATTTAATACTGGTTGAAACACTGGCTCTACATTTACGGCACGAACTCGTTCAGAAACTATTCCTGTAATGCCATCTACTGTACGAACAGAAAACCAATTATCCTCACTTACAGCAAGATTATCAAATATATAAGTCGGTTCTGTAACAGTTGCTACAACATCAAATTTATAACCGTTCATTTTTAAAACTTCATATTTTGCTCCTTTAATAGGATCCCAATCCATTTTATAAGATGGAGTGCCACATACTGAGGGTGTGATAACTAAATTTTTAGGTTCTGTAATAATAGTAAATACTTCTTTGGAAACATCTACTTTTGTACCTGCGCTTATTCTTATTTTAGCATTTGCAACTATCCCAGTTGGTATTTTCCATTCAAAATTTCTTGCTACTGATGGAACATCTTTTGCGAGTATTAGATAATTAATTCCTCCATCTAGAGAGTACTCAATGGTAAACGTTTTAGTATCTCCTTCATAATCCCATCGAATATATTCAGTCGTATCTGGATTAAATTTTTCTCCACCTATCGGATAGGTAAGAACTAATCCTGGAGTCACAAAATCATACACCACTGAAAACTCCTGATTGTTAAAAGGAACTGTTGTACCTGTAACTATAATTTTATAGATTCCCTCAGTAGGATTGTCTACTGTTATCTGCTCAATATTGTTCATTCTATCAATTCCACGAGTGGCATTTGCTTCTGGTGTTATTGGATTTAATACCCAAGGCAGAATCGTTGTTCCATCCTTTACTATTTTAATATCCAAATCATTTACCTGAATTGATCCTGCTCCTGGTGTCCCTGGAAGATCAGAATAGGCAAGCATTACTTTAAGTGAAACCAATCCTTTTGGAACTATAATTTTTTCTTCATATCTTTCTCCATTAGCAACAGAAGCGGTATAAAACATTTTTTTATCTAATACTTTTACTGCTCTTAGTCCATTTATGTTTCCAAAACCATATTTATAATCAGGACCTGGATTCCCAACATCTTTTGCGGTATTAGCAACTAAAGCTTTCATTAATGAAGCTAATGGTTTCTCTCCATAAATACCTTTATATCTTTCGTATAACAAAGCAACTATACCAGTTACTCCTGGTGTTGCCATTG is a genomic window containing:
- a CDS encoding S8 family serine peptidase — its product is MKKKLLNLIMMFLAILGWSQNISETDFSITINGNKISTTENFKQQFIELKKNTSKRQRLDKEYILLQFIRIPSIDEQQKLKKQGVTLLSYLSNNAYYATIESDFYSKRNVSDNIRSIIAIDPKYKLDLMLANNTIPDYALEENGVKVVVSYFKGVDSKVISNDLSGLFVKNIKIEEPFNQIYLQVSKDKLEDIAKKYWVQNIELIAAPVESDNKPGVTSHKANVLGSTISGLEYGLTGKGVKVGVWDGNLENHKDYTGRVINKEYEYNSSHGSHVAGTIGGAGLLDPRAKGMAPEVQMYGWNFNTQSNGLSVASERLKSIAEDGIEITSNSYGTSLTSGFSTYRYNGSDYGDDFVTAMNPYLLNIYSNGNAQTIYPGGFNTSTKNSKNSLHVAANNPNDQISGYSSFGPTVDGRLVPQIAAVGSNVYSLDYSNSYQFMSGTSMATPGVTGIVALLYERYKGIYGEKPLASLMKALVANTAKDVGNPGPDYKYGFGNINGLRAVKVLDKKMFYTASVANGERYEEKIIVPKGLVSLKVMLAYSDLPGTPGAGSIQVNDLDIKIVKDGTTILPWVLNPITPEANATRGIDRMNNIEQITVDNPTEGIYKIIVTGTTVPFNNQEFSVVYDFVTPGLVLTYPIGGEKFNPDTTEYIRWDYEGDTKTFTIEYSLDGGINYLILAKDVPSVARNFEWKIPTGIVANAKIRISAGTKVDVSKEVFTIITEPKNLVITPSVCGTPSYKMDWDPIKGAKYEVLKMNGYKFDVVATVTEPTYIFDNLAVSEDNWFSVRTVDGITGIVSERVRAVNVEPVFQPVLNALKLPFLENFNNRKATNYVMSKGVAGGIKYEYINAELLDGVKMEGSNTTSTSSWVESTAIDAFANNPDYIKKIAFCDIDATSLAGKNIRMKFNLLWNSVGPVNKSFFRVLINGNLVNSHENKTDYGGTQLSGNTELTYDLSAYAGTTFSIVFETVIDNNFIVVNKKNVYNLVFVDNIAIYEATSTDLELTSFIPKTSLTATEVVKIKIFNHSPVAISNIPVSYKINDEEEIIETIPGPISSLAEIAYDFTKAADFSAPGQYTVVANVNYIGDEVIKNNTVTNTFYNTGTDVLMGSVASMTTCSAVFTDAGTRFNNYPIGVTQIITFKPEITKNSINVNFTDFDLEMGYDFLYVYNGSSITAPLLGAFTGADLPESLTSTASGGELTFKFVSTDYVNRRGWIAAISCVTKPLVNDAGIVSVVTPEILGKKSSTHNITIRVNNLGSEALTDHPVFYQVNNGTKVTETIPAIPGYSTVSFTFNAKADLSTVNAEYKIKSGIDIADDNSANDVIEKTVYNKNELPVHINTDGYAISKLKWNDIVNTSGTTAYSDFKSIKIPVYAGFTYQPEVTISRTGVPITRDQTANAGVFTMIVIDLNGDGNLTDEFYAGNFWVNTLPASTSPAIKSTPTVHYFRNKSSLVGGLTIPSGTKAGEKLMRIIHMYRSPYEYFNVNLGPTIDGVTTSNEDFEIEEYTIDVLPFTVADASVERIVTPLKSGKKPVSVEVVIRNYSNTPITNFPIAYKINGINEVVETVVDPIASKATANFTFTTKADLSLPADYTIDVYTKLKGDTDATNDSKSVTIAHVPNYATNVTGTFDGLDDFVVIDANPALNLTNNYTFEAWVNQKEPSILGRILDKGTVLFFIHNTSSLSIYKENSLVLSITTAKGSYVINTGQNSIKQNTWHHIAYRVSKTNIYKIYIDGVSVPFTSTGIAGEASSNATSSAYIGNNAGLARGLNGNIDEVRIWSGVRTLAVIKGNAMRNYVGNELGLDAYYSFSEGDKEFVHDSSIYDNTAVVKNADTNGIGEGKFWNVPVLLQKLDFINQLSSSYDATTKTYTILLKKGTDVATAVAKFSLEMQSIAKINGITQISGKTKNDYTNPVIFTVEGVGFNAGINEVYTLKIISNLKTESKLLSYDFKTASNPELTEEINTEIVGNNVTKTLPYGVNLSNLIADFTVSSGAELYIDGVKQLNSKTTSFDYTDSFLVTVVSEDKFSQTNYTITLDAKNSETNVISYSVANQIGATIINSDLKTIQVFVNNNANLSALIPSFQISDFASLRIGTIKQDSGVTELNYTLPVVYNVMAQNGTIENWIVTIERVRPTIILKGNTVVYLNKGCPYIEAGYTAKDNLDTDISEGVTVSGTVDINTAGQYILTYKIKDLLQNESLVTRIINVSTSVCALEVDKNEIDGFVIYPNPVKEGKVYVQTAFTGIKNIVISDMAGKIVFTIETENRELNIHRLPSGVYIMNVEQDGKVSTQKLIVE